From Woronichinia naegeliana WA131, the proteins below share one genomic window:
- a CDS encoding TIGR04168 family protein, giving the protein MTINLPVPTLKIAVVGDIHDQWEELDNLALQALAVDLVLFVGDLGNESLSVVRLIADLPLPKAVILGNHDAWYTASDWGRKQAPYDHAKEDRVQTQLDWLGETEVGYGKLDFPQFQLSVVGSRPFSWGGPEWKSKRFLRDRYGVRNFQESADKIISQVQASYHQNLIFLGHNGPYGLGHQAEAICGRDWPPFGIDHGDPDLAEAIAASHNLGKKIPFVTFGHMHHRLRHTQTHLRTRVVRDDHGTVYLNAASVPRILNHNGDRLCNFSIVTFSHNQVQQIDLIWVNQHFDIKSEELLYTPYATMMTG; this is encoded by the coding sequence ATGACCATTAATTTACCTGTCCCGACTCTGAAAATTGCTGTTGTAGGAGATATTCATGACCAGTGGGAAGAACTCGATAATTTAGCATTGCAAGCTCTAGCCGTTGATTTAGTGCTGTTTGTGGGAGATTTGGGCAATGAATCCCTCTCGGTTGTCCGACTGATTGCCGATTTGCCCTTGCCCAAGGCGGTCATTTTGGGGAATCACGATGCTTGGTACACAGCCTCCGATTGGGGACGCAAACAAGCTCCCTACGACCATGCTAAGGAAGATCGGGTACAAACCCAGTTAGATTGGCTAGGGGAAACCGAAGTCGGTTATGGCAAGTTAGATTTCCCACAATTTCAACTTTCGGTGGTGGGGAGTCGCCCCTTTAGTTGGGGTGGGCCAGAGTGGAAAAGTAAGCGGTTTCTGCGCGATCGCTATGGGGTCAGGAACTTTCAGGAATCGGCAGATAAAATTATTTCCCAAGTTCAGGCCAGTTATCATCAAAACCTTATTTTTCTCGGCCATAACGGCCCCTACGGTTTAGGGCATCAGGCAGAAGCAATCTGTGGTCGGGATTGGCCGCCCTTTGGCATTGATCATGGTGATCCCGATCTAGCAGAGGCGATCGCGGCCAGTCATAATCTCGGCAAAAAAATTCCCTTTGTCACCTTTGGTCATATGCACCACCGTTTGCGCCATACTCAGACCCACCTACGCACTAGGGTTGTTCGGGATGATCACGGCACTGTTTATCTCAATGCAGCTTCAGTTCCCCGCATTCTTAACCATAACGGTGATCGCCTTTGTAATTTTTCGATTGTCACCTTTAGTCATAATCAAGTTCAGCAAATTGATCTGATCTGGGTTAACCAACATTTCGATATAAAAAGTGAGGAATTACTCTATACTCCCTATGCTACAATGATGACTGGTTAA
- a CDS encoding TMEM165/GDT1 family protein, with amino-acid sequence MLTAFTASLLLITISELGDKTFFIGLILATRYPRRWVFAGVVSALVAMTLLSVLIGQAIAFLPKVYVYYAEIFLFLLFGTKLLVDAWKMSDEPNLAILEEAEEAIEKSDKNLKRYSQSWGIFLESFILTFIAEWGDRTQIATIALAASNQVWGVILGAILGHTICALIAVLGGKFIAGRISERQITAIGGMLFYVFAGVAWIEGV; translated from the coding sequence ATGTTAACTGCGTTTACGGCTTCTTTATTATTAATTACCATCTCTGAATTAGGGGATAAGACCTTTTTTATTGGTCTGATCTTGGCCACCCGTTACCCGCGACGTTGGGTTTTTGCGGGAGTGGTTTCTGCGTTGGTGGCGATGACCTTGTTATCGGTTCTCATCGGCCAAGCGATCGCTTTTTTGCCGAAGGTCTATGTTTATTACGCCGAAATATTCCTATTCTTACTCTTTGGAACTAAACTCTTAGTCGATGCCTGGAAAATGTCCGACGAGCCAAATCTGGCAATTTTAGAAGAAGCAGAAGAGGCCATTGAAAAAAGTGATAAAAACCTTAAACGCTATTCCCAAAGTTGGGGCATTTTTTTAGAGAGTTTTATTTTAACCTTCATTGCGGAATGGGGCGATCGCACTCAAATTGCGACGATTGCTTTAGCAGCTTCCAATCAAGTTTGGGGCGTAATCCTGGGCGCGATCCTGGGTCATACCATCTGTGCCTTGATTGCCGTATTAGGAGGCAAATTCATCGCCGGACGCATTTCCGAACGTCAAATTACCGCGATCGGGGGAATGCTGTTTTATGTTTTTGCTGGCGTTGCCTGGATTGAAGGCGTTTAG
- a CDS encoding ISKra4 family transposase, with protein sequence MKTLVGEVEISQKQARKLKVSPKIVLSPGLEKCCLRASAKTSYQQAEEDIEELMGIKVGHSSLHRLVERTELPLAQAQSESAGVSIDGGKICLRGEEKEGGQWRDYKLVSLHGNVCEAFFQDPEGLKNWSNVQPLSPIVTFLGDGHPGIWNAVESFATQSWLIRREVLDWYHLKENLFKVGGSLKRLEAVEHLLWRGFVNKAIDAFDGVKSKRAKNFQAYLTKHYQRIPDYQYYQQLGIVIGSGDVESKIKQVGARVKLSGARWHLHNVSRILRLRCAYLNHSPLLSVNVLS encoded by the coding sequence ATCAAAACCCTAGTCGGAGAAGTGGAAATAAGCCAAAAACAAGCCAGAAAACTAAAGGTGTCGCCAAAAATCGTCTTAAGTCCAGGTTTAGAGAAATGCTGTCTAAGAGCCAGTGCGAAAACATCCTACCAACAAGCAGAAGAAGATATAGAGGAGTTGATGGGGATAAAAGTAGGACATAGCAGTTTACATCGCTTGGTAGAACGGACAGAACTGCCCTTAGCTCAAGCTCAGTCAGAGAGTGCGGGGGTCAGTATAGATGGGGGAAAGATTTGTCTGCGGGGCGAGGAGAAGGAAGGGGGACAGTGGCGAGATTATAAACTGGTGAGTCTTCATGGCAATGTCTGTGAAGCCTTTTTCCAAGACCCAGAGGGCTTAAAGAATTGGAGCAATGTTCAACCTTTGTCCCCAATAGTGACCTTTTTGGGAGATGGTCATCCCGGAATCTGGAATGCGGTAGAGAGTTTCGCCACTCAATCGTGGCTGATACGACGAGAGGTGTTGGATTGGTATCATCTCAAGGAGAATCTGTTCAAAGTGGGTGGCTCTCTCAAACGGCTAGAAGCAGTGGAGCATTTACTGTGGCGGGGTTTTGTGAACAAGGCAATAGATGCGTTTGATGGAGTCAAAAGCAAGAGGGCAAAGAATTTTCAAGCCTATTTGACGAAGCATTATCAGCGTATCCCTGATTACCAATACTATCAACAGCTTGGTATTGTGATTGGTTCTGGTGATGTGGAGTCTAAGATTAAACAGGTGGGAGCTAGGGTTAAATTGTCGGGAGCACGTTGGCATCTTCATAATGTTTCTCGTATTCTTCGGCTACGATGTGCTTATCTCAATCACTCTCCTCTTTTGAGTGTCAATGTATTATCTTAA
- a CDS encoding DUF4277 domain-containing protein, which yields MTQLNVKNLDHLGIIAAVVDELGLVDYINEQLQENDRAKISAGLVVKAMILNGLGFINSPLYLFREHLTSAISRNT from the coding sequence ATGACCCAATTAAACGTTAAAAATCTCGACCATTTAGGAATAATCGCGGCCGTAGTTGATGAACTAGGTCTAGTGGATTATATCAATGAACAGTTACAAGAAAATGACCGTGCGAAAATCAGTGCGGGTCTGGTGGTTAAAGCCATGATTCTCAATGGCTTAGGATTTATTAATTCTCCCTTGTATTTATTCAGGGAGCATCTCACCTCTGCAATAAGTAGAAATACTTAA
- a CDS encoding IS1634 family transposase, with protein sequence MTQLNVKNLDHLGIIAAIVDELGLVDYINEQLGENDRAKISAGLVVKAMILNGLGFINSPLYLFSRFFEDKPVEHLLGKGIKASDLNDDRLGRVLDLIFMAGISRLFLGICLKAVEIFKIVMKSSHLDSSSLSVQGEYKLSVEREDKESQIIHITHGYSKDKRPDLKQFVLNLVCWGDGDIPAFLELGDGNQSDKKEFAKLLKKFNEQWQFEGLYIADSALYSADNLQKLTGIYWLCSVPKTIREVQDAVSQLASEQFITTDLEGYRLTSLESEYGGVKQRWIVVDSEQKKALDLKQLTKKTEKATAQAQRQLEQLQRQEFACREDALTALSRWEKSLEWHLLQDLTVVEKCHYGHRGKPRPHEQPIRRSYHAQATFSLNSAKVQASERAAGRFVLATNQLDGDSLSDEQLLVHYKQQQGVERGFRFLRDPLFLASSVFLKTPERIMALSFIMVLCLLVYSLGQRKLRLALAEQEETVPNQLGKPTQRPTLRWIFQMLRGVHWVVLDNCPQIINLTLERERILRFFGATTCQYYLLS encoded by the coding sequence ATGACCCAATTAAACGTTAAAAATCTCGACCATTTAGGAATAATCGCGGCGATAGTTGATGAACTAGGTCTAGTGGATTATATCAATGAACAACTAGGAGAAAATGACCGTGCTAAAATCAGTGCGGGTCTGGTAGTGAAAGCGATGATTCTCAATGGCTTAGGCTTTATCAACTCTCCTTTATATTTGTTCAGTCGTTTTTTTGAAGATAAACCAGTAGAACATCTTTTAGGAAAAGGAATAAAAGCCAGCGACCTGAATGATGACCGTTTAGGGAGAGTCTTAGATTTAATCTTTATGGCCGGCATCAGCCGTTTGTTTCTCGGAATTTGTCTAAAAGCCGTAGAAATCTTCAAAATAGTGATGAAAAGTTCCCATTTAGACTCCAGTTCATTATCGGTACAAGGGGAATATAAATTATCGGTGGAGAGAGAAGATAAAGAAAGCCAAATAATCCATATCACTCATGGCTATTCAAAGGATAAGCGACCAGACTTGAAACAATTTGTCTTGAATCTAGTCTGTTGGGGGGATGGCGACATTCCCGCTTTTCTCGAATTAGGAGATGGCAATCAAAGTGATAAAAAAGAGTTTGCTAAACTCTTGAAAAAGTTCAATGAGCAGTGGCAATTTGAAGGATTGTATATAGCAGATTCAGCCTTATACAGTGCCGATAACTTGCAAAAGTTAACCGGCATATACTGGTTATGTTCTGTGCCGAAAACGATTAGAGAAGTGCAGGATGCGGTCAGTCAATTAGCCTCGGAGCAATTCATCACAACTGATTTAGAGGGCTATCGTCTTACCTCCTTAGAAAGTGAATATGGGGGAGTCAAACAACGTTGGATAGTGGTAGATAGCGAGCAAAAAAAAGCTTTAGACCTCAAACAACTGACGAAGAAGACAGAGAAAGCAACGGCTCAAGCTCAAAGACAATTAGAACAATTACAGCGTCAGGAATTTGCTTGTCGGGAGGATGCTTTAACCGCCCTGAGCCGATGGGAGAAGAGTTTAGAATGGCATCTTCTTCAAGACCTAACTGTCGTCGAAAAATGTCATTACGGTCATCGAGGTAAACCCCGTCCCCATGAACAGCCCATTCGTCGTAGCTATCATGCCCAAGCCACTTTCAGCCTCAATAGTGCGAAAGTTCAAGCTTCAGAGCGGGCAGCAGGACGTTTTGTCTTGGCGACGAATCAGCTAGATGGAGACTCTTTGAGCGATGAGCAACTGCTTGTCCACTACAAGCAACAGCAAGGGGTAGAGCGAGGTTTTCGCTTCCTTAGAGACCCTCTGTTTTTGGCGTCCAGTGTTTTTCTCAAAACCCCTGAGCGGATTATGGCATTGAGTTTCATCATGGTGTTGTGTTTACTGGTGTACAGCTTGGGACAACGTAAACTGAGACTGGCTCTGGCAGAGCAGGAGGAGACTGTGCCTAATCAGTTGGGAAAGCCGACTCAGCGTCCGACACTGCGTTGGATTTTTCAGATGTTGAGAGGAGTTCATTGGGTTGTACTGGATAATTGTCCCCAAATAATCAATCTAACGCTTGAGCGAGAGAGGATTTTGCGCTTTTTTGGGGCTACTACTTGTCAGTATTATCTTTTGTCATAA
- a CDS encoding IS110 family transposase → METQVASQWVGIDVSKAKLDIALRPANKVLQVTNQESGWQELSEQLKKYKIELIIIESTGGMERGVAHKLQKEEFKVAVINPKRARDFAKASGRLAKTDKIDAEVLAHFGEALQPSPKPLASESQVALSDLVNRRSQLVEMLNSEQKRAHSVRSSTAKADIETNIQWLKQRIKGMDEQIDQLRQDNEESKKQYELLTSVPGVGRVTAVTLLSMLPELGELPLKKLSSLVGIAPMNCDSGQMRGKRRIIGGRARVRAVLYMSALVAIQHNPVIKAFYQKLLQAGKAKKVALIACAHKLLGFLHAIVKSQKPWRCPENIETKEEKLQAC, encoded by the coding sequence ATGGAAACTCAAGTAGCAAGCCAATGGGTTGGTATAGACGTCAGCAAAGCCAAGTTGGACATAGCTTTACGTCCAGCGAATAAGGTTTTGCAAGTAACCAATCAAGAGTCAGGCTGGCAGGAATTAAGCGAACAACTCAAAAAATACAAAATTGAGTTAATCATCATCGAATCAACAGGAGGAATGGAAAGAGGAGTGGCTCACAAGCTGCAAAAAGAGGAATTCAAGGTAGCAGTGATTAATCCCAAAAGAGCCAGAGATTTTGCCAAGGCATCAGGTCGTCTAGCGAAAACGGACAAAATAGATGCCGAGGTATTAGCCCATTTTGGAGAAGCCTTGCAACCAAGCCCAAAACCGTTAGCATCAGAATCTCAAGTAGCTTTATCCGATTTGGTCAATCGTCGTAGTCAGTTAGTGGAAATGCTAAACAGTGAACAAAAACGAGCGCACAGTGTTCGTAGTAGCACGGCGAAAGCTGACATTGAGACTAATATTCAATGGCTCAAACAAAGGATAAAAGGAATGGATGAGCAGATAGACCAACTGCGGCAAGACAACGAAGAGAGTAAAAAGCAGTATGAGCTATTAACCAGTGTACCTGGAGTGGGCAGAGTAACGGCCGTGACCTTGCTATCAATGTTGCCAGAATTAGGAGAGCTACCATTGAAGAAACTGTCGAGTCTAGTGGGAATTGCTCCCATGAACTGTGACAGTGGGCAAATGCGAGGAAAACGACGTATTATCGGTGGACGAGCAAGGGTGCGTGCCGTGCTGTATATGTCAGCCCTAGTGGCAATACAACACAATCCGGTAATTAAGGCGTTTTATCAAAAATTGCTCCAGGCAGGTAAGGCCAAAAAAGTAGCTTTAATTGCCTGCGCTCATAAGCTATTGGGATTTCTTCATGCTATAGTCAAGAGTCAAAAACCTTGGCGATGTCCTGAAAATATAGAGACAAAGGAGGAAAAACTGCAAGCGTGCTAA
- a CDS encoding ferredoxin-NADP reductase has translation MYREGYAATSFGPSGSGNRLFVYEVVGLSQSTATDGLDFPIRRSGNVFITVPFKRMNQEMRRITQMGGQIVSIKPLAGDSPLPLTKSPSVATPQAIATPSASLETQPSKAMTSAKAKHEEDIPVNIYRPNNPFVGKCIENYPLVGEGGIGIVQHVTFDLSGGDLRYIEGQSIGIIPPGTDDKGKPNKLRLYSIASTRHGDFGDDKTVSLCVRQLEYDHPQTGEKVYGVCSTFLCNIKVGDELKITGPVGKEMLLPPEEDATIIMMATGTGIAPFRAYLWRMFKEQHENYKFRGLAWLIFGIPKTENILYKDDLEKLAAEFPDNFRLTYAISREQKNAEGGRMYIQHRVAENAEEMWNLMQSPNTHTYMCGLKGMETGIEEALTSMAENNGTKWSDFQKQMKKEHRWHVETY, from the coding sequence ATGTACAGAGAAGGTTATGCGGCTACTTCTTTTGGGCCAAGCGGTTCTGGCAATCGTCTGTTTGTCTATGAAGTGGTGGGACTGAGTCAAAGCACCGCGACTGATGGTTTAGACTTCCCCATTCGTCGTAGCGGCAATGTTTTTATTACGGTTCCTTTTAAACGGATGAACCAAGAGATGCGCCGTATTACTCAAATGGGGGGCCAGATTGTCAGCATTAAACCGCTTGCGGGTGATAGTCCTCTCCCTTTGACCAAAAGTCCCTCGGTGGCAACGCCCCAAGCGATCGCAACCCCATCCGCTAGTCTGGAAACCCAGCCAAGTAAAGCTATGACTTCAGCGAAAGCCAAACACGAAGAAGATATTCCGGTTAATATCTATCGTCCTAATAATCCCTTTGTGGGTAAATGTATTGAAAACTATCCCCTGGTCGGTGAAGGCGGGATTGGTATTGTTCAGCACGTTACCTTTGATCTGTCTGGTGGCGATCTTCGTTATATCGAAGGTCAAAGTATTGGGATTATTCCACCCGGTACAGATGACAAGGGTAAACCAAATAAGTTGAGACTTTATTCAATCGCCTCTACCCGTCATGGTGATTTTGGGGATGATAAGACTGTTTCTCTCTGTGTGCGCCAATTGGAATACGACCATCCTCAAACCGGCGAAAAAGTCTATGGGGTCTGCTCGACCTTTCTCTGCAATATCAAAGTGGGTGATGAGCTAAAAATCACTGGCCCGGTTGGGAAAGAGATGTTGTTACCCCCAGAGGAAGATGCCACCATTATAATGATGGCCACAGGTACGGGGATCGCTCCTTTCCGCGCTTATTTATGGCGGATGTTTAAGGAACAACACGAAAATTATAAGTTCCGAGGATTAGCTTGGTTAATTTTTGGTATTCCTAAGACGGAGAATATTCTTTACAAAGATGATCTGGAAAAACTGGCCGCAGAATTCCCTGATAATTTCCGCCTAACCTATGCCATTAGCCGTGAGCAAAAGAATGCAGAAGGTGGCCGGATGTATATTCAGCATCGAGTAGCCGAAAATGCCGAGGAAATGTGGAATTTAATGCAGAGTCCCAATACCCATACCTATATGTGCGGTTTGAAAGGCATGGAAACGGGTATTGAAGAGGCATTAACCTCAATGGCAGAAAATAACGGAACCAAGTGGTCTGATTTCCAAAAACAAATGAAGAAAGAACACCGTTGGCACGTTGAAACCTACTAA
- a CDS encoding phosphoribulokinase, translated as MTTQPDRVVLIGVAGDSGCGKSTFLRRLTDLFGEEFMTVICLDDYHSLDRQGRKVAGVTALNPKANNFDLMYEQIKALKSGQSIMKPIYNHETGMIDPPELIEPNKVVVIEGLHPLYDQRVRELIDFGVYLDISDEVKINWKIQRDMAERGHNYDDIIASINARKPDFTAYIEIQKQYADVVIQVLPTQLIEDKESKLLRVRLVQKEGVQFFEPAYLFDEGSTIDWRPCGRKLTCTYPGIKMYYGPDAFMGNEVSILEVDGQFDNLEEMIYLESHLSKTGTKYYGEMTELLLKHKEYPGSENGTGLFQVLVGLKMREVYEQLTTVVKVPAAV; from the coding sequence ATGACCACTCAGCCAGACCGCGTGGTTCTTATTGGTGTTGCCGGAGATTCCGGTTGCGGTAAATCAACCTTTTTACGCCGTTTAACGGATTTGTTTGGTGAAGAGTTTATGACGGTTATCTGTTTAGATGACTACCATAGCCTCGATCGCCAGGGGAGAAAAGTGGCAGGTGTTACTGCACTGAATCCCAAAGCCAATAATTTTGACTTGATGTATGAGCAAATTAAGGCTCTGAAAAGTGGTCAGTCGATCATGAAACCGATTTACAACCATGAAACCGGCATGATTGACCCCCCTGAACTGATTGAACCGAATAAGGTGGTTGTCATTGAAGGTTTACATCCCCTCTATGATCAGCGAGTACGGGAATTAATTGATTTTGGGGTCTATCTCGACATTAGTGACGAGGTTAAGATTAACTGGAAAATCCAGAGAGATATGGCAGAGCGAGGTCATAACTATGACGATATTATCGCCTCTATTAATGCTAGAAAGCCTGATTTTACGGCCTATATCGAAATTCAAAAGCAGTATGCCGATGTGGTCATCCAAGTCTTACCGACTCAGTTGATAGAAGACAAGGAAAGCAAACTATTACGGGTTCGTTTAGTGCAAAAAGAAGGGGTTCAGTTCTTTGAACCGGCCTATCTCTTTGATGAAGGTTCGACCATTGATTGGCGGCCCTGCGGACGGAAGTTGACTTGTACCTATCCAGGCATCAAGATGTATTATGGGCCGGATGCTTTTATGGGCAACGAGGTTTCCATTCTTGAAGTGGATGGTCAATTCGATAATCTTGAGGAAATGATCTATCTTGAAAGTCATCTCAGCAAGACAGGGACTAAATATTACGGTGAAATGACCGAGTTACTGCTCAAGCACAAGGAATATCCTGGTTCGGAAAATGGCACAGGATTGTTCCAAGTCTTAGTCGGTTTAAAAATGCGTGAAGTTTACGAACAACTGACTACGGTTGTTAAGGTTCCGGCGGCTGTGTAG
- the ruvB gene encoding Holliday junction branch migration DNA helicase RuvB: protein MAIKRSTPKPGKDQPPSEASPSESTPILQPTAIAEDLEGVEDSIRPQRLGEYIGQKDLKEVLNIAIQAAKNREEAIDHLLLYGPPGLGKTTLALILAREMGVTCKITAAPALERPRDITGLLISLQPGDILFIDEIHRLNRLTEELLYPAMEDYRLDITMGKGKSAKIRSLPLSKFTLIGATTKVGALTSPLRDRFGLIQRLRFYEVDELSQIIRRTAQILKTAITDEGASEIARRARGTPRIANRLLKRVRDYTQVKKESEITLDLAHSALDIYQVDKRGLDWTDRLVLSTLIEQFQGGPAGLEAIAAATGEDAKTIEEVYEPYLLQIGYINRTTRGRIATVAAYRHLGLTVPKRANNEQLTLFEPEV from the coding sequence ATGGCCATTAAACGTTCGACTCCTAAGCCTGGAAAAGATCAACCTCCATCCGAGGCATCTCCCTCAGAATCTACGCCCATTTTGCAACCAACGGCGATCGCCGAAGATCTAGAAGGGGTAGAGGATAGTATTCGTCCCCAGCGTTTAGGGGAATACATTGGCCAGAAAGATCTTAAGGAAGTGCTCAATATTGCCATTCAAGCAGCTAAAAATCGAGAAGAAGCCATTGATCATCTTTTGCTCTATGGGCCGCCCGGATTGGGAAAAACCACCCTAGCTTTGATTTTGGCCAGGGAAATGGGGGTGACTTGTAAAATTACGGCGGCTCCAGCCTTGGAACGTCCGAGGGACATTACGGGCTTATTAATTAGTTTGCAGCCAGGGGATATTCTCTTTATTGATGAAATTCACCGCTTAAATCGCCTGACGGAAGAGTTACTTTATCCGGCCATGGAAGACTATCGTTTGGATATTACGATGGGTAAGGGCAAAAGTGCTAAGATTCGCAGTCTGCCTTTGTCAAAATTCACACTGATTGGAGCCACGACTAAAGTGGGAGCCTTAACCTCTCCTCTACGCGATCGCTTTGGCTTAATTCAACGATTACGATTTTATGAAGTGGATGAATTGAGTCAAATTATCCGACGCACTGCCCAAATTTTAAAAACGGCTATTACCGACGAAGGAGCCAGCGAAATTGCCCGACGGGCCAGGGGAACGCCTCGTATTGCCAATCGTCTTTTAAAGCGAGTACGGGACTATACCCAGGTGAAAAAAGAGTCAGAGATTACCTTGGATTTGGCCCATAGTGCTCTAGATATCTATCAGGTTGATAAACGGGGTTTGGATTGGACAGATCGGTTAGTTTTATCCACCCTAATTGAACAGTTTCAAGGAGGCCCGGCCGGCTTGGAGGCGATCGCGGCGGCCACGGGAGAAGATGCTAAAACCATTGAGGAAGTCTATGAACCCTATTTGTTACAAATCGGCTATATCAATCGTACTACCAGGGGAAGGATTGCCACCGTTGCGGCCTATCGCCATCTGGGTTTAACCGTTCCCAAACGGGCCAATAATGAGCAATTAACTCTCTTTGAACCTGAAGTTTAA
- a CDS encoding toll/interleukin-1 receptor domain-containing protein produces MQNWDVFICHSSNDKKSFVEPLSIELKKLGVRVWFDKFVLVPGDRLSEKIAEGLATTRSGVLVISKSFIGKPWTRYELSGLVNRFVEENTRLIPIWLDVNRSDVAKLNPSLADLLSIVSDSNNIKETALEILRTIRPQLYKNLIDLSQIEANSEVFETRYIENFPIADLKIGPIRYHDLDKALLIRIQNLWFAMRQLLDTSLEQWIEGFQRDLRPEKEVVIWERILSALNLTMEKLTYNDDDSKAQAYKIILSFSLGSVDSVFEKARKGEFDFSIVQATTEAWLNTLPQTTISDVEDKGL; encoded by the coding sequence ATGCAAAACTGGGATGTTTTTATTTGCCACTCAAGTAATGACAAAAAATCTTTCGTAGAGCCACTGTCGATTGAATTAAAAAAACTTGGCGTACGTGTTTGGTTTGATAAATTCGTTCTTGTCCCTGGTGATCGTCTATCCGAAAAGATTGCAGAAGGACTTGCTACAACTCGTTCAGGTGTTCTTGTAATCAGTAAGTCGTTTATTGGAAAACCTTGGACGCGCTACGAGCTAAGTGGACTCGTCAATCGATTTGTTGAGGAAAATACTCGCCTTATTCCCATTTGGTTGGATGTAAACAGAAGCGATGTTGCAAAATTGAATCCATCACTTGCGGATCTTCTCTCGATAGTAAGTGATTCAAATAATATTAAGGAGACTGCACTCGAAATATTGCGTACGATTAGACCACAGCTATATAAAAACCTTATCGATCTATCACAAATAGAGGCCAATTCTGAAGTTTTTGAGACTCGTTATATCGAGAATTTTCCAATTGCCGATCTAAAGATTGGGCCAATTCGGTATCATGATCTTGATAAAGCACTGCTAATCCGAATTCAAAATCTTTGGTTTGCCATGCGACAGCTTTTAGATACTTCGCTTGAACAATGGATTGAGGGCTTCCAACGAGATCTCCGTCCTGAAAAAGAGGTTGTAATTTGGGAGAGAATTCTTTCTGCTTTAAATCTAACAATGGAAAAACTTACTTATAATGACGATGACAGTAAAGCGCAAGCATATAAAATAATTTTGTCATTCTCGCTTGGGAGTGTTGATTCTGTATTTGAAAAAGCTCGAAAGGGTGAATTTGATTTTTCCATAGTTCAAGCTACTACAGAGGCTTGGTTAAATACTTTACCTCAAACGACAATCTCTGATGTAGAAGATAAAGGACTATAA
- a CDS encoding type II toxin-antitoxin system VapC family toxin, with protein sequence MIYLLDTNVCIVYLKGQNSHLKQKLDNILLSEIAVCSVVKDELFYGSLRSANPERNLRLQQEFLSQFLSLPFDDQSAVVFGEIRAQLAAKGTPIGAYDLQIAAIALANNLILVTHNTKEFSRIPQLQLEDWEME encoded by the coding sequence ATGATTTATCTACTAGATACCAATGTCTGTATTGTTTACCTTAAGGGCCAAAATTCTCATTTAAAACAAAAGCTAGATAATATTCTACTTTCAGAAATTGCTGTTTGTTCAGTTGTGAAGGATGAATTATTTTATGGATCACTTCGTAGTGCTAACCCAGAGCGTAATCTGAGGTTACAGCAAGAATTTTTGAGCCAATTTTTGTCTTTGCCATTTGATGACCAATCTGCTGTAGTTTTCGGAGAAATTCGCGCCCAACTTGCTGCTAAAGGAACACCTATCGGGGCTTACGATTTACAAATTGCTGCTATTGCTTTAGCGAACAATTTGATCTTAGTTACACATAATACTAAAGAATTTTCACGCATTCCACAACTACAATTGGAAGACTGGGAAATGGAGTAA
- a CDS encoding type II toxin-antitoxin system ParD family antitoxin translates to MTQITVELPDELAIQIQSQIAQGEFSNLGEYVVYLLQQEQSQLRSTELEKMFLAGLDSGELIEITDQWWEQKRRETLS, encoded by the coding sequence ATGACGCAAATTACAGTTGAACTTCCTGATGAATTGGCCATACAGATTCAATCACAAATTGCTCAGGGAGAGTTTAGTAATCTGGGTGAGTATGTTGTGTATTTATTGCAGCAAGAGCAATCACAGCTTCGTTCTACTGAGTTAGAAAAAATGTTTTTGGCAGGTCTTGATAGTGGAGAACTAATTGAAATAACTGATCAATGGTGGGAACAAAAACGCCGAGAAACTTTATCATGA
- a CDS encoding type II toxin-antitoxin system RelE/ParE family toxin: MTHRILITPLANQDIDAHVNYLRVYNEKAAFRLFDAIRLTLTQIAKIPKIGVSYPLQNSRLAGLRKWPVKDFSNYIIFYLEKPEQIEVVRILHGARDVRFVLENDSSLD, from the coding sequence ATGACTCACCGAATTTTAATTACGCCTCTTGCCAATCAAGATATTGATGCTCATGTTAATTATCTTCGTGTTTACAATGAAAAAGCGGCTTTTCGCTTATTTGATGCGATTCGTCTAACTCTTACACAAATTGCAAAAATCCCGAAAATTGGAGTTAGCTATCCTTTACAAAATTCTCGTTTAGCAGGTTTAAGAAAATGGCCAGTCAAAGATTTTAGTAATTACATTATTTTTTATCTGGAAAAACCAGAGCAAATAGAAGTTGTTCGTATTCTTCATGGAGCTAGAGATGTTCGCTTTGTTTTGGAGAATGATTCATCTTTAGATTAA